One segment of Theobroma cacao cultivar B97-61/B2 chromosome 9, Criollo_cocoa_genome_V2, whole genome shotgun sequence DNA contains the following:
- the LOC18589881 gene encoding caffeic acid 3-O-methyltransferase isoform X2, with translation MGYSVETQFHGNNDHSEQDEESFSCAMQLVNSTALPMSLHAAIQLEIFEIIAKAGPDAKLSPQEIGAHLPTQNPDAPMMLDSILRLLASHSVLACSLAVVEQGDSPQRLYSLTPVTKFFIRNEDGVSLAPLVSLVQDKIFLDSWCQLKDAILEGGIPFNRVHGTHAFEYPGKDPRFNKIFNTAMMNQTTIVMKKILEAYKGFEHLSQLVDVGGGLGVTLRIITSKYPSIKGINFDQPHVIRHAPAYPGVEHVGGDMFKSVPKGDTVFMKWILHDWSDDHCLKLLKNCYKAIPDDGKVIVIDSVLPVLPESNAASKANSELDVVMMTQNPGGKERTKPELEALATMAGFSGIRYECFVCNCWVMEFFK, from the exons ATGGGATATTCAGTAGAAACCCAGTTTCATGGCAACAACGACCATTCAGAGCAAGATGAAGAAAGTTTTTCATGTGCCATGCAACTTGTCAATTCCACTGCGTTGCCAATGTCTTTACATGCGGCAATTCAGCTGGAAATCTTTGAGATCATAGCGAAAGCTGGTCCAGATGCCAAGCTATCCCCGCAAGAGATAGGAGCTCACTTACCAACCCAGAACCCAGATGCGCCCATGATGCTGGACAGCATACTTAGACTTCTAGCCAGCCACAGCGTTCTTGCCTGCTCTCTGGCTGTTGTTGAACAGGGTGATTCCCCGCAGAGGCTCTATAGTTTGACGCCTGTGACCAAATTCTTCATTAGAAATGAAGACGGTGTTTCATTGGCTCCTTTGGTGTCCTTGGTTCAGGACAAGATCTTTCTTGATAGCTG GTGCCAACTGAAGGATGCAATTCTTGAAGGAGGAATTCCATTTAACAGGGTCCATGGAACGCACGCGTTTGAATACCCAGGCAAGGACCCaaggttcaacaaaattttcaatactGCAATGATGAATCAAACCACTATTGTCATGAAGAAGATCCTGGAGGCCTACAAGGGCTTTGAACACCTCAGCCAATTGGTTGATGTTGGTGGTGGTCTTGGAGTTACCCTTCGCATCATCACTTCCAAATACCCTTCCATTAAGGGGATCAATTTCGACCAGCCCCATGTTATACGACATGCCCCGGCCTACCCTG GCGTTGAACATGTTGGGGGAGATATGTTTAAAAGTGTTCCTAAAGGAGATACCGTTTTTATGAAG TGGATACTTCATGACTGGAGCGATGATCATTGTTTGAAGCTATTAAAGAACTGTTACAAAGCCATTCCGGATGATGGAAAAGTAATTGTGATTGATTCTGTCCTTCCAGTATTACCCGAGAGTAATGCGGCTTCGAAAGCCAATTCAGAACTAGATGTGGTTATGATGACTCAGAATCCGGGAGGGAAGGAACGGACAAAGCCAGAATTGGAAGCCTTGGCAACTATGGCTGGATTTAGTGGCATCAGATATGAGTGTTTCGTTTGTAACTGTTGGGTCATGGAGTTCTTCAAGTAG
- the LOC18589881 gene encoding caffeic acid 3-O-methyltransferase isoform X1, with protein sequence MGYSVETQFHGNNDHSEQDEESFSCAMQLVNSTALPMSLHAAIQLEIFEIIAKAGPDAKLSPQEIGAHLPTQNPDAPMMLDSILRLLASHSVLACSLAVVEQGDSPQRLYSLTPVTKFFIRNEDGVSLAPLVSLVQDKIFLDSWCQLKDAILEGGIPFNRVHGTHAFEYPGKDPRFNKIFNTAMMNQTTIVMKKILEAYKGFEHLSQLVDVGGGLGVTLRIITSKYPSIKGINFDQPHVIRHAPAYPAGVEHVGGDMFKSVPKGDTVFMKWILHDWSDDHCLKLLKNCYKAIPDDGKVIVIDSVLPVLPESNAASKANSELDVVMMTQNPGGKERTKPELEALATMAGFSGIRYECFVCNCWVMEFFK encoded by the exons ATGGGATATTCAGTAGAAACCCAGTTTCATGGCAACAACGACCATTCAGAGCAAGATGAAGAAAGTTTTTCATGTGCCATGCAACTTGTCAATTCCACTGCGTTGCCAATGTCTTTACATGCGGCAATTCAGCTGGAAATCTTTGAGATCATAGCGAAAGCTGGTCCAGATGCCAAGCTATCCCCGCAAGAGATAGGAGCTCACTTACCAACCCAGAACCCAGATGCGCCCATGATGCTGGACAGCATACTTAGACTTCTAGCCAGCCACAGCGTTCTTGCCTGCTCTCTGGCTGTTGTTGAACAGGGTGATTCCCCGCAGAGGCTCTATAGTTTGACGCCTGTGACCAAATTCTTCATTAGAAATGAAGACGGTGTTTCATTGGCTCCTTTGGTGTCCTTGGTTCAGGACAAGATCTTTCTTGATAGCTG GTGCCAACTGAAGGATGCAATTCTTGAAGGAGGAATTCCATTTAACAGGGTCCATGGAACGCACGCGTTTGAATACCCAGGCAAGGACCCaaggttcaacaaaattttcaatactGCAATGATGAATCAAACCACTATTGTCATGAAGAAGATCCTGGAGGCCTACAAGGGCTTTGAACACCTCAGCCAATTGGTTGATGTTGGTGGTGGTCTTGGAGTTACCCTTCGCATCATCACTTCCAAATACCCTTCCATTAAGGGGATCAATTTCGACCAGCCCCATGTTATACGACATGCCCCGGCCTACCCTG CAGGCGTTGAACATGTTGGGGGAGATATGTTTAAAAGTGTTCCTAAAGGAGATACCGTTTTTATGAAG TGGATACTTCATGACTGGAGCGATGATCATTGTTTGAAGCTATTAAAGAACTGTTACAAAGCCATTCCGGATGATGGAAAAGTAATTGTGATTGATTCTGTCCTTCCAGTATTACCCGAGAGTAATGCGGCTTCGAAAGCCAATTCAGAACTAGATGTGGTTATGATGACTCAGAATCCGGGAGGGAAGGAACGGACAAAGCCAGAATTGGAAGCCTTGGCAACTATGGCTGGATTTAGTGGCATCAGATATGAGTGTTTCGTTTGTAACTGTTGGGTCATGGAGTTCTTCAAGTAG